Proteins encoded together in one Chitinophaga lutea window:
- a CDS encoding M56 family metallopeptidase has product MLNNEVLSAICRTFLHSIWQGVVAAAIAGAVLALTRRSSALRRYNLLGAILLISLAAIGITFYLELQTAVAAAPVSETVAIAAAPAPLVTQSYWDVLMNYLNTHAPFIMLVWSIVFLFKCFRIGFGFYHIYYIRHHKTSEPDQNWSDRLQLLATQLGIRKAVKLVESALVQVPLTTGFIRPCIFVPLGLLAQLPADQVEAVLLHELAHIRRRDYLVNIVQSFAESIFFFNPALLWISARLREEREACCDDVAVAHTPHKASYLHALVSFASQSPSGQLEMALSKKKNFLLNRVKRVLTRENQQLTLMEKSILLIGVIVISAFTMIPAPVEQQEPAAQTAEDFIIYMPAATAAQTGQPVLRDTTIPRQTQPGNYSSRYDTSIQYNVNVNLDTSIQNIAYNFAKTNILNPYKFDFEYNAATNLKTAINVNNDVRILTLDSSNMQFLKKLDIDSSRMEYLKKTPLQTKEFNFTQQYTFAFDSSFRYQADADTTPRIEQYKKVYFNAIQRSKDSAQRNTRQQEWKQKKAEWESRAKNPANVKDDSLRRQKKAVKPEAFLNTLKLKQQDSLLWKQRSTQWQVKMKHWRPTRKDSLLWKQKTAEWQSKRLDWKPGQKDSMQWKQKNTQWEAKMKNWRPTRKDSLQWKSKMQAWPQDSAMKRKGFRKPAEESQPGAAPQPGSAKSAATPQPKTLPFNNQLAKQEPLALKERKPKQAKPAPAPKPQRPKKTPRKPDILEENTPTSIYNSFILPKRIDC; this is encoded by the coding sequence ATGCTCAACAACGAAGTACTTTCCGCCATCTGCCGCACTTTTCTGCACTCCATCTGGCAGGGCGTTGTAGCGGCAGCCATCGCAGGAGCCGTACTGGCGCTCACCCGCCGCTCTTCCGCCCTCAGGCGGTACAACCTCCTGGGCGCCATCCTGCTGATCAGCCTGGCCGCCATCGGCATCACCTTCTATCTTGAACTCCAAACGGCCGTTGCAGCCGCTCCCGTATCGGAAACGGTGGCTATAGCAGCAGCACCGGCACCGCTCGTTACCCAGAGTTACTGGGACGTGCTGATGAACTATCTCAACACACACGCCCCGTTCATCATGCTGGTCTGGTCCATCGTGTTTCTGTTCAAATGTTTCCGGATAGGCTTCGGCTTTTACCACATCTATTACATCCGCCATCATAAAACCTCCGAACCTGATCAAAACTGGAGTGACCGGCTGCAATTGCTGGCGACCCAACTGGGCATCCGAAAAGCCGTGAAGCTGGTGGAATCAGCACTGGTACAGGTGCCGCTCACTACCGGTTTTATCAGGCCCTGCATTTTTGTCCCCCTCGGCCTGCTTGCACAACTGCCGGCGGACCAGGTGGAAGCCGTGCTGCTGCACGAACTGGCGCACATCCGCCGCAGGGATTACCTCGTGAACATCGTGCAGAGTTTTGCGGAAAGCATCTTCTTCTTCAACCCGGCCTTGCTCTGGATTTCAGCACGGCTGCGGGAAGAAAGGGAAGCCTGCTGCGATGATGTCGCCGTGGCCCACACCCCGCACAAAGCAAGTTACCTGCATGCGCTGGTGTCCTTCGCATCGCAATCCCCTTCGGGCCAGCTTGAAATGGCGCTCAGCAAAAAAAAGAACTTCCTGCTCAACCGGGTAAAACGTGTACTGACACGCGAAAACCAGCAACTCACCCTCATGGAAAAATCAATACTGCTCATCGGGGTCATCGTGATTTCCGCCTTCACCATGATACCGGCGCCGGTGGAACAGCAAGAACCGGCCGCACAAACAGCGGAAGACTTCATCATCTATATGCCGGCAGCAACGGCCGCACAAACAGGCCAGCCGGTATTGCGCGATACCACCATTCCGCGTCAAACGCAGCCAGGGAACTATTCCTCCCGGTACGATACAAGCATTCAATACAACGTTAACGTCAACCTGGATACGTCCATTCAGAACATCGCGTACAACTTCGCGAAAACCAACATACTGAACCCGTATAAATTCGATTTTGAATACAACGCGGCCACTAATCTTAAAACCGCCATCAACGTCAACAATGATGTACGCATCCTGACACTGGACTCGTCGAACATGCAGTTCCTCAAAAAGCTGGATATCGACTCCAGCAGGATGGAATACCTGAAGAAAACACCGCTGCAAACAAAGGAATTCAACTTCACCCAGCAGTACACATTCGCATTCGACTCTTCTTTCCGTTACCAGGCTGATGCCGATACAACTCCCCGGATAGAACAGTATAAAAAAGTGTATTTCAACGCCATTCAGCGATCAAAGGATTCTGCACAGCGGAACACCAGACAGCAGGAATGGAAACAAAAGAAAGCGGAATGGGAATCCAGGGCCAAAAATCCTGCAAATGTCAAAGACGACTCACTGCGCCGTCAAAAAAAGGCGGTAAAACCGGAAGCCTTCCTAAATACACTGAAGCTTAAACAGCAAGACTCCCTGCTATGGAAACAGCGGAGCACGCAATGGCAGGTCAAAATGAAACACTGGCGGCCTACACGGAAAGACAGCCTTCTATGGAAACAGAAAACTGCGGAATGGCAATCAAAAAGGCTCGATTGGAAACCCGGGCAGAAGGATTCCATGCAGTGGAAACAGAAAAATACCCAGTGGGAAGCCAAAATGAAAAACTGGCGGCCTACGCGGAAAGACAGTCTGCAATGGAAATCCAAGATGCAGGCCTGGCCGCAGGATTCAGCCATGAAACGGAAAGGATTCAGGAAACCTGCTGAAGAATCACAACCAGGCGCTGCGCCGCAGCCGGGCAGCGCCAAATCAGCCGCCACACCGCAGCCTAAAACGCTGCCATTCAACAATCAACTGGCTAAACAGGAACCACTGGCGCTGAAAGAAAGAAAGCCCAAGCAGGCCAAACCCGCGCCGGCGCCCAAACCGCAGCGCCCGAAAAAGACGCCGCGTAAACCGGACATCCTCGAAGAAAACACCCCGACATCTATTTATAACAGCTTCATTCTACCCAAAAGGATAGATTGCTAG
- a CDS encoding sugar isomerase domain-containing protein — MLAKQWLTNARHVMSQIEDTQLNNIRKAAEVMADTIAAGRWVHTFGCGHATIPIEEMYPRIGGFVGFHPMIELPLTFFTRITGEMGVHQFVFLERVEGYGVEIMKGYNFDPRDTMWLFSHSGINNVNIDVAIEAKKKGMKVIAFGSAAAAQGKQTRHSSGKTIFEVADIVVDSCAPIEDASVPLKNHQDKIGPVSTMAFVTCVWMTVTTVAEILADRGVQLHIHPSHNVPGDDTARQRLEAALAAYKERIAGV, encoded by the coding sequence ATGCTAGCAAAACAATGGCTGACGAATGCCAGACATGTCATGTCGCAAATCGAAGACACCCAGCTCAACAATATCCGCAAGGCCGCGGAAGTAATGGCGGACACCATCGCCGCCGGCCGCTGGGTACATACATTCGGCTGCGGCCACGCCACCATTCCCATTGAAGAGATGTATCCCCGTATTGGCGGTTTCGTCGGTTTTCACCCGATGATCGAGCTGCCGCTTACTTTTTTCACCCGCATCACCGGGGAGATGGGCGTGCACCAGTTCGTATTTCTCGAAAGGGTGGAGGGGTATGGTGTAGAGATCATGAAGGGATACAACTTTGACCCCCGCGATACGATGTGGCTTTTTTCCCATTCCGGGATCAACAATGTCAACATCGATGTGGCCATCGAAGCGAAGAAAAAAGGCATGAAGGTGATCGCTTTCGGATCCGCCGCTGCGGCGCAGGGTAAACAGACCCGCCACTCCAGCGGAAAAACTATTTTCGAGGTGGCGGATATTGTGGTGGATTCCTGTGCTCCCATTGAAGATGCGTCCGTTCCGCTTAAAAACCACCAGGATAAAATCGGCCCTGTGTCCACGATGGCATTTGTGACCTGTGTATGGATGACGGTGACGACCGTTGCTGAAATCCTTGCCGATCGCGGGGTGCAGCTGCATATCCACCCTTCGCACAACGTGCCCGGCGACGATACGGCGCGGCAGCGGCTCGAGGCTGCACTGGCCGCTTACAAAGAACGCATTGCCGGTGTATAA
- a CDS encoding MFS transporter — MHNLLTRMYNKRIVFIAACAGLLLFGVTLITLGAVALDLRMKFGLDGVAAGTLFSIMPIGILTGSLFFGPVSDRYGYKLLLVLSCIGLCAGFQGIAHAGSVAVLKGCIFIFGLSGGVVNGATNAVVADITVRGKGASLSLLGVSFGIGALGMPQVLGALRHHYAWNDIVSAVGWITLLMAGLYAVIRFPPPKQQQGFPLKQAGRMAGDLTLVLIGFFLFCQSSFEAIINNWTTTYLTAGDHMEESKALYALSLYVAGLTIMRLLTGSVFRTVPPRQMLVASLLLMPAGILLLQVSNGFVLSAAGLILLGAGLAGGFPIMLGFVGEKYASHSGTAFSFVLVIALIGNMLVNYMMGLVVQHYGVQHLTTVALAEWLVMLTLCSTIVRRIK; from the coding sequence ATGCATAACCTGTTAACACGTATGTACAACAAACGGATAGTCTTTATTGCCGCCTGCGCGGGCCTGCTGCTGTTCGGTGTAACGCTGATCACACTGGGCGCCGTAGCGCTTGATCTGCGGATGAAGTTCGGGCTGGACGGCGTTGCGGCCGGCACGCTGTTTTCCATCATGCCCATCGGCATCCTCACGGGCTCGCTGTTCTTCGGCCCCGTCAGCGACCGGTACGGGTATAAATTACTGTTGGTACTATCGTGTATCGGCCTCTGTGCAGGGTTTCAGGGTATTGCGCATGCGGGCAGCGTGGCCGTGCTGAAGGGCTGCATCTTTATATTCGGGCTGTCCGGCGGCGTGGTCAATGGCGCCACCAATGCGGTGGTGGCCGATATCACCGTGCGCGGTAAAGGTGCTTCGCTCAGCCTGCTCGGTGTTTCATTCGGCATCGGCGCGCTCGGCATGCCGCAGGTGCTGGGTGCTTTGCGCCATCATTATGCCTGGAACGACATCGTGTCGGCCGTAGGCTGGATAACGCTGCTGATGGCCGGTTTGTACGCCGTGATCCGGTTCCCGCCACCCAAACAGCAGCAGGGTTTCCCGCTCAAACAGGCCGGGCGGATGGCGGGCGATCTTACACTCGTGCTCATAGGGTTTTTTCTTTTCTGCCAGAGCAGCTTTGAAGCCATTATCAATAACTGGACGACCACCTATCTCACGGCAGGCGATCATATGGAAGAAAGCAAGGCGCTGTACGCCCTTTCGTTATACGTCGCCGGCCTCACCATCATGCGGCTGCTCACCGGCAGCGTATTCCGCACCGTGCCCCCACGGCAGATGCTGGTGGCGTCGCTGCTGCTGATGCCCGCGGGCATCCTGCTGCTGCAGGTAAGCAACGGCTTTGTGCTGTCGGCGGCGGGCCTCATTTTGCTGGGCGCCGGTTTGGCCGGAGGTTTCCCCATCATGCTCGGTTTTGTGGGAGAGAAATACGCTTCCCATTCCGGTACCGCCTTCAGTTTTGTGCTGGTCATCGCCCTGATCGGCAACATGCTGGTGAATTATATGATGGGCCTGGTGGTGCAGCATTACGGCGTGCAGCACCTCACCACGGTGGCGCTGGCGGAGTGGCTGGTGATGCTGACGTTGTGCAGCACCATCGTACGACGAATAAAATAA
- a CDS encoding ROK family protein: protein MKALAIDLGGTKLAVAVFSHDGHIVERAVYPLELRSGAAVGVMITAAVQQMQPHGFDAIGVAVPGISRRQTGTVWAPNIPGWDDYPLLAELRAVAGDIPIHIEGDRSCYIMGEAWQGRAQGCTNAIYLAVGTGIGAGILADGRLLHGAADISGAIGWMALQRPFHHEYVSCGCFESMASGEGIAKAARALIAKDDGYKGMLQHGHLQAKDVFAAYATNDRVAVAVIHQSIELWGMAAANLVSLFNPEKIIFGGGVFGPAAQFIPAITAEAARWAQPVSMGQVKIEAAALQSDAGLYGAAYLAFHA from the coding sequence ATGAAAGCATTAGCGATCGATTTAGGAGGAACCAAACTGGCGGTAGCCGTTTTTTCGCACGATGGCCACATCGTGGAGCGCGCTGTTTATCCCCTGGAATTGCGCAGCGGCGCGGCGGTGGGGGTGATGATCACCGCTGCCGTACAGCAGATGCAGCCGCATGGGTTCGATGCCATCGGCGTGGCCGTGCCGGGTATCAGCCGGCGGCAAACCGGTACGGTGTGGGCGCCGAACATTCCCGGCTGGGACGATTACCCGCTGCTGGCGGAACTGCGTGCCGTAGCCGGTGATATTCCCATTCATATCGAAGGAGACCGTTCGTGCTACATCATGGGCGAAGCCTGGCAGGGCCGTGCACAGGGCTGTACCAACGCCATTTACCTGGCAGTGGGCACCGGCATCGGCGCCGGCATCCTGGCCGATGGCCGCTTGCTGCACGGCGCCGCAGATATCAGCGGGGCAATCGGCTGGATGGCGCTGCAGCGCCCATTCCATCACGAATACGTGAGCTGCGGCTGTTTTGAAAGCATGGCTTCCGGTGAAGGCATCGCAAAGGCGGCCCGTGCCCTGATCGCAAAAGACGATGGTTACAAAGGCATGCTGCAACACGGCCACCTGCAGGCGAAAGATGTATTTGCCGCTTACGCAACGAACGACCGTGTAGCCGTTGCAGTGATCCACCAATCCATTGAATTATGGGGCATGGCGGCCGCCAACCTGGTGAGCCTCTTCAACCCCGAAAAAATCATATTCGGCGGCGGCGTATTTGGCCCCGCCGCACAGTTCATACCGGCCATTACGGCCGAAGCGGCGCGCTGGGCGCAGCCCGTGAGCATGGGCCAGGTGAAGATAGAAGCGGCCGCCCTGCAGAGTGATGCCGGCCTGTACGGAGCGGCATACCTCGCATTTCATGCATAA
- a CDS encoding RagB/SusD family nutrient uptake outer membrane protein, which yields MKKVIYFKMILPALLLVLLAPGCRKKFLDTVPDNITSYKDVFTSKKMTEEWLARCYFPIPDMWDQPYKFPWACMSDEVDNTWETPLMNSGAITPDNATPKNWDPFYQAIRLCGVLIHNIDQNDEIRSQPAGEELLKQYRAEARFLRAYYYWLIMKQYGPIPILEDVPPPADADHQIPRSSWDECVAHVLAEMDKASEDVPVEHMNPSNPTVPDPTQIGRITKPVILAVKSQILLYHASPLFNGNTELADFKNLDGKQLFNQTYDANRWKQAADAALAVINTGRYSLYKVADNNPFQAAFLSYRNLFWDGYKVEAIWIRSATNSRQWEQHCAPRNANGEGYSGVSTTQETVDAFRMSNGKKINEENSGYKETGFTTTANNYYVSGTSNMYVGREARFYVNVTFNGAKIPVVAASGQTVVELFRTGNSGRDGSSRNWSTTGYTARKNLHPNTDFRNNRIQARPAMMIRLGEIYLNYVEALNEYDPGNPDILVYLNLIRSRAGLPAMAAGLTQEQMRREIRLERQIELMYEGHRYFDTRRWKVAGTEAYRQYGEFHGMDVYAGTSLSDPAFHKRVVADIRTPWDRKNYFFPAPQADRDRNKQLVQFPGY from the coding sequence ATGAAAAAGGTTATATACTTCAAAATGATACTGCCGGCGCTGTTGTTGGTGTTGCTCGCGCCGGGCTGCAGGAAGAAATTCCTCGATACCGTACCGGATAACATTACGTCGTACAAAGATGTGTTCACCAGTAAAAAAATGACGGAAGAATGGCTGGCCCGCTGTTATTTTCCCATCCCGGATATGTGGGACCAACCGTACAAATTCCCCTGGGCCTGCATGAGCGATGAGGTGGACAACACCTGGGAAACGCCGCTGATGAATTCCGGCGCCATCACGCCAGACAATGCCACGCCCAAAAACTGGGATCCTTTTTACCAGGCCATCCGTTTGTGCGGGGTGCTGATCCATAATATCGATCAGAACGATGAGATCCGTTCCCAGCCGGCCGGCGAGGAACTGCTGAAGCAATACAGGGCTGAAGCGCGGTTTCTGCGTGCTTATTATTACTGGCTGATCATGAAACAGTACGGGCCTATCCCGATCCTGGAGGACGTGCCGCCTCCGGCCGACGCCGATCATCAGATCCCGCGCAGCAGCTGGGACGAATGTGTGGCGCATGTGCTGGCTGAAATGGATAAAGCCAGCGAAGACGTGCCGGTGGAGCATATGAACCCCAGCAACCCCACAGTACCGGATCCCACGCAGATCGGGCGGATCACCAAACCCGTCATCCTGGCCGTTAAATCGCAGATATTGCTTTATCATGCCAGCCCGCTTTTTAACGGCAACACCGAACTGGCTGATTTCAAAAACCTCGACGGCAAGCAGCTGTTTAACCAGACCTACGACGCCAACCGCTGGAAGCAGGCTGCAGACGCTGCGCTTGCAGTGATCAATACCGGGCGTTATTCCTTGTACAAGGTGGCTGATAACAATCCGTTCCAGGCTGCCTTCCTTTCTTACCGCAACCTGTTCTGGGACGGTTACAAGGTAGAGGCCATCTGGATCCGTTCCGCCACCAACAGCAGGCAGTGGGAGCAGCATTGCGCCCCCCGCAATGCCAATGGCGAAGGTTACAGCGGCGTGAGCACCACACAGGAAACGGTGGACGCATTCCGCATGTCGAACGGCAAAAAGATCAATGAAGAAAACAGCGGGTACAAAGAAACCGGCTTCACCACCACCGCCAATAACTACTATGTATCCGGTACCTCCAACATGTATGTGGGCCGTGAGGCGCGGTTTTATGTGAATGTGACCTTCAATGGCGCCAAAATACCCGTGGTGGCTGCATCCGGCCAAACGGTGGTGGAATTGTTCAGGACCGGCAATTCCGGCCGCGATGGTTCTTCCCGCAACTGGTCCACCACCGGTTATACCGCCCGGAAAAACCTGCATCCCAACACCGATTTCCGGAATAACCGCATACAGGCCCGTCCCGCGATGATGATCCGGCTGGGGGAGATTTACCTCAATTATGTGGAGGCGCTGAATGAGTATGATCCGGGCAACCCTGACATCCTGGTATATCTCAACCTCATCCGCAGCCGTGCGGGGCTGCCTGCGATGGCCGCCGGCCTTACGCAGGAACAGATGCGCCGCGAAATCAGGCTGGAAAGGCAGATTGAGCTGATGTACGAGGGGCACCGCTATTTCGATACACGCCGCTGGAAAGTGGCTGGAACCGAAGCGTACCGCCAGTACGGCGAGTTCCACGGCATGGACGTATATGCCGGCACCTCGCTTTCTGATCCTGCGTTTCACAAAAGAGTAGTGGCGGACATCCGTACTCCATGGGACCGCAAAAACTATTTTTTCCCTGCCCCGCAGGCAGATCGTGACCGGAACAAACAATTGGTGCAGTTCCCGGGTTATTAA
- a CDS encoding SusC/RagA family TonB-linked outer membrane protein — protein MKFGTLRLCLRIALLCLLTAEIHAQQVFASAARQTGGTSAPMVPLKDALETIYKKHKVRVVYNEQHVRGVLLPEQLLRTRGDQLIVSMQRALQPYRLVLNRIGEAQFAIAPEAPTAAPVAKPVVGAAKIRVAGLIKDKLGSPIIGVTVRVTGNTGGTLSNTEGFYAIEVEPTDTLEFSFIGYETQRIAVRNKMDLNVTMEAKEGGLNEVVVVGFGAQKKISLVGAQSTIKPAELKQPGRSLTNALGGRLAGIVAVQKSGEPGADEADIYIRGVSTFSSSQQGPLIIVDGVPDRSIADIDAEDIESFTILKDASATAVYGTRGANGVIIVNTKAGKPGKPNINVEMNQAFTRFTQLPEYVDAPTFMRLYNEGLVTRGGLPQWTDEQIAKHASGADPDLYPNVDWFKTLFNEWGNNRKASLNVRGGSDVATYYFSAGYFSEVGMSKRDAVQAYNSVLKLDRYNFTTNVDVNITKTTKLELGVQGNITNENKPSIGAGALFSEAARVPPNLIPPVYSTGQAPKMRGGGFISPYINLTRAGYGTEYRNRVNSNIRVRQNLDFLVKGLTFSSMFAFDSYAWNEAMRRRTVPNFYAESRNTDGSLVLVPQDLGSNVLNFEASRGGNRRFYTETSLNYSRSFGHHDVSGLLLYNQSDYVNGDATTLIPSIPFRQRGISGRATYGFDNRYFTEVNFGYNGSENFAPNKRYGFFPSFGAGWVVSNEKFFQPFRNTVSHLKLRYTYGISGNSHVKNENDRFLFLTRILSVTTANGGFQFGVPGSTVSYAGMEEGQVGSDVSWETAKRQNLGLEVKMLRDKISLIVDLFKEDRTGILVRHITVPYTSGFTNSTLPFQNVGVTSNKGIDLTLEVNHAFNANYYINFRGNFTYNKNLSLYDGRPAWDYPWRERTGHTISQRFGYVAEGLFKDSAEIMRSPKQAGSVRPGDIKYKDMNGDGIINTSDEQAIGLSDVPRIMYGLNLSVGIRRFDILMFWQGAGMVDFHYSNLSNGINTVPFMEGHTNGNLYAIATDRWTPDNPNPRPFYPRMSTRSDPTSNYLASTWWIKRADYIRLKELMVGYNFNVKGLQKFSVKSLRLYLQATNVLTFSPWKLWDPELTESRGIRYPQLSVYNMGLRVNFL, from the coding sequence ATGAAATTTGGTACCCTGAGGCTTTGCCTTAGAATTGCCTTGCTATGCCTGTTGACAGCTGAAATCCATGCCCAGCAGGTATTTGCGAGCGCCGCCCGGCAAACGGGCGGTACATCCGCTCCGATGGTGCCTTTAAAAGATGCACTCGAAACCATCTACAAAAAACACAAAGTAAGGGTCGTTTACAACGAACAACATGTTCGGGGCGTATTACTGCCGGAACAGCTCCTGCGCACCAGGGGCGATCAGCTGATCGTTTCCATGCAACGCGCATTGCAACCGTACCGCCTGGTGCTGAACAGAATAGGGGAGGCCCAGTTCGCCATTGCGCCGGAAGCGCCGACAGCGGCGCCTGTGGCCAAACCGGTGGTCGGCGCCGCCAAAATAAGGGTGGCCGGCCTGATCAAAGATAAACTGGGCTCGCCGATCATCGGCGTAACGGTAAGAGTAACCGGCAATACAGGTGGCACCCTGTCGAACACGGAAGGTTTTTATGCCATTGAAGTAGAGCCCACGGATACCCTGGAGTTTTCTTTCATCGGTTATGAAACGCAGCGCATTGCCGTCCGTAATAAAATGGATCTCAATGTGACCATGGAAGCAAAGGAAGGTGGATTGAACGAGGTAGTGGTAGTTGGTTTTGGAGCGCAGAAGAAGATCAGCCTCGTTGGCGCACAATCCACCATCAAGCCGGCTGAGCTGAAGCAACCGGGAAGGAGCCTTACAAATGCGCTGGGAGGCCGTTTGGCCGGTATAGTGGCCGTACAGAAAAGCGGGGAGCCGGGGGCGGACGAAGCGGATATTTACATCCGTGGCGTGTCTACTTTCAGCAGCAGCCAGCAGGGCCCGCTGATCATCGTGGATGGAGTGCCTGACCGGTCGATCGCCGATATCGATGCGGAAGACATCGAGTCGTTCACCATCCTGAAAGATGCATCGGCCACCGCCGTTTACGGCACCCGCGGCGCCAACGGCGTGATCATCGTCAACACCAAAGCCGGTAAGCCCGGTAAGCCGAATATCAATGTTGAAATGAACCAGGCCTTCACCCGGTTCACGCAGCTGCCCGAATATGTGGATGCGCCCACTTTTATGCGCCTTTATAACGAAGGGCTGGTGACCCGTGGCGGGCTGCCGCAGTGGACGGACGAACAGATCGCCAAACATGCTTCCGGCGCGGATCCGGACCTGTACCCGAACGTAGACTGGTTCAAGACCCTTTTCAACGAATGGGGCAACAACCGCAAAGCGAGCCTCAACGTGCGCGGCGGTTCGGATGTGGCCACATATTATTTCAGCGCCGGTTATTTTTCCGAAGTAGGTATGTCGAAGCGCGACGCTGTACAGGCTTACAACTCCGTCCTGAAACTGGACCGTTATAATTTCACCACCAACGTGGATGTGAATATTACTAAAACCACGAAGCTGGAGCTGGGCGTGCAGGGTAATATCACCAATGAAAACAAACCCAGCATCGGTGCCGGCGCGCTGTTCAGCGAGGCTGCGCGTGTGCCGCCGAACCTGATCCCCCCGGTGTATTCCACCGGCCAGGCGCCTAAAATGAGAGGCGGCGGATTTATCAGCCCGTACATCAATCTCACCCGCGCCGGTTACGGCACCGAATACCGGAACCGTGTCAATTCCAATATCCGGGTCAGGCAAAACCTCGACTTCCTTGTGAAAGGCCTCACTTTCAGCTCCATGTTCGCATTCGACAGCTATGCGTGGAATGAGGCGATGCGCCGGCGTACAGTGCCCAACTTTTATGCGGAAAGCCGCAATACGGACGGGTCGCTGGTGCTGGTGCCGCAAGACCTCGGCTCCAACGTGCTCAATTTCGAAGCGAGCCGCGGCGGCAACAGGCGTTTTTACACCGAAACCTCGCTGAACTACAGCCGCAGCTTCGGGCATCACGATGTTTCGGGCCTGCTGCTGTACAACCAGTCCGATTATGTGAACGGCGACGCCACCACCCTCATCCCTTCCATTCCCTTCCGCCAGCGCGGCATCAGCGGCAGGGCAACTTACGGCTTTGATAACCGTTACTTCACGGAAGTGAACTTCGGGTATAACGGATCAGAGAATTTTGCGCCCAATAAACGGTATGGTTTCTTCCCCTCATTCGGGGCAGGGTGGGTCGTGTCCAACGAAAAATTCTTCCAGCCGTTCAGGAACACCGTATCGCACCTCAAGCTGCGCTACACGTATGGTATCTCCGGCAATTCGCATGTGAAGAATGAAAATGACCGTTTCCTCTTCCTGACGCGTATCCTTTCTGTCACCACGGCCAATGGCGGCTTCCAGTTCGGTGTGCCCGGCAGCACCGTATCGTATGCCGGAATGGAAGAAGGGCAGGTAGGTTCCGATGTGAGCTGGGAAACGGCCAAACGGCAGAACCTCGGCCTGGAAGTGAAAATGCTGCGGGATAAAATATCGCTCATCGTAGACCTTTTCAAGGAAGACCGTACCGGCATACTCGTGCGGCATATCACGGTGCCCTATACTTCCGGCTTCACCAACAGCACGTTGCCCTTTCAGAACGTTGGCGTTACTTCCAACAAGGGGATCGACCTCACCCTGGAAGTGAATCATGCTTTTAATGCCAACTACTACATCAACTTCCGTGGCAACTTCACGTATAACAAAAACCTCAGCCTGTACGACGGCCGCCCGGCCTGGGATTATCCCTGGCGCGAACGTACCGGCCATACCATCAGCCAGCGTTTCGGCTATGTAGCGGAGGGACTGTTCAAAGATTCGGCCGAGATCATGCGCTCGCCCAAACAGGCCGGCAGTGTACGGCCGGGCGATATCAAGTATAAAGACATGAACGGCGACGGTATCATCAATACTTCCGATGAACAGGCGATCGGCCTCAGCGACGTTCCCCGCATCATGTACGGGCTCAACCTCAGCGTGGGCATTCGCCGGTTCGACATCCTCATGTTCTGGCAGGGCGCCGGGATGGTCGACTTCCATTATTCCAACTTGTCCAACGGTATCAACACCGTTCCCTTCATGGAAGGCCACACCAACGGTAACCTGTATGCCATCGCCACCGACCGCTGGACGCCCGACAATCCGAATCCCCGGCCATTTTATCCACGTATGTCAACCCGTTCCGATCCCACTTCCAACTATCTCGCCAGCACCTGGTGGATCAAAAGAGCGGATTACATCCGCCTGAAAGAACTGATGGTGGGCTATAATTTCAATGTAAAGGGGCTCCAGAAGTTCAGTGTAAAAAGCCTCCGCCTGTACCTGCAGGCCACCAACGTGCTCACTTTTTCTCCCTGGAAACTCTGGGACCCCGAGCTGACGGAATCGCGTGGCATCAGGTATCCGCAACTGTCCGTTTACAATATGGGATTACGTGTCAACTTCCTCTAA